DNA sequence from the Arthrobacter crystallopoietes genome:
GCGCCGGAATCCGCACCGCTGTCCGGTTTGGAGCCCGCGTCGCCGCCAGCGTCCTTAGTCTCCTCTTCCTGGATGAACATCTCCTGAACACGAGGGTGGATCTGGCTGAAGTCCGGGAAGGTGACGAAGTTGTCCGAGGGGGTGCCGAAGTCCGGCGGGCCGATGGTCAGCCGCTTGATCTTCTGCCCCTTCGCATCGGCAGCCAGGGACACGAAGCTGCCGAGCTGCTCGCTGGGAATGTCCGTCTCCACGACCTCCTCGCCGGCGGAGGCCAGCTGCTGGAAGCGGGTCAGCACGGTGGCAGGGTCCAGCTGCTTGACCATCGCGGACATCACGCACTGCTGGCGCTGCACGCGGTCATAGTCCGTGGCGAATTCGCGCGAGCGGGCGTACCAAAGCGCGTGGTAGCCGTCCAGCTCCTGCACGCCGGGGGCGATCCAGCCCTTCGGCGGGTAGTGCTGGTTGGTGCCGGGGATGGTGCGGTTCGAGATGGGCACCCAGCCGCCGGCGTCCACGGTGATGCCGCCCATGGCGTCCACGAGGGCCTCGAAGCCGCCCATGTCTACCAGCGCGTAGGCCTGGATTTCGATGCCGAGGATGCCGCTGACCGCGTCCTTCATGGCCTCGGCGCCCGGGTTTTTGGCGTCCGGGTAGAGGTGCGCGTAGTTCTGCTCCACGTCCACATAGAGCGCGTTGATGATGCACTCGTCGCCGCAGTTGAAGCCCTCCGGGTACACCGCGTGCATCGGCGAGTCCTCCGGGAACGGAGCGTTCTGGAAGTTGCGCGGGATGCCGAACATGACGGTCTGGCCGGTCTTGGCGTCCACGCTGACCACCTGGATGCTGTCCGGGCGCAGCCCCACACGGCCGGCCCCGGCGTCGCCGCCCATCAGCAGGAAGTTGTAGCGCCCGTCCACCGGATCGAAGGCGGGGCGGGTTTCGAAGATGGTGCCCAGCGTGCTGCGCCCCACGTTCATCAGGTAGGCGCCGTAGCCCAGCGAGCCCGCGGTCAGCGCCATCAGCGCCACCAGGCAGACTGCCACGATGGGGCGCATCCCCGGCGCGAGCAGGCCGGGCCGGATGATCCGCAGCGTGTCCAGGAACAGGAACGCCCAGAACAGCGCCAGCGCCGCCAGCACAATAACCAGCACCAGCGAGCCCCAGCGGTGGGTGGCGATGTTGACCAGCGTCGGCCAGTTCACCAGGGCCACGATGCCCGCGGCGATCAGCAGCGCCCACACGGTAAACGTCACCCGCAGCGCCTTGCGGCCGAGGCTGCGGTTGCCCGCCACCAGCTGCGCGCTGCCCGGGATGAACAGGGTCAGCAGCAGCAGGATGAACGCGCGCTTGGTCCGTACCGGAGCCGCCGCGCTCTGCGGGTAGCGGACCGGATCGGTGACGCCGTAGCCGTCGTCGCCGCGGTTACCGCGGCGCGGACTGTCCTGTGGGGCGATACGCGGCGTCATGACAATTTTGCCCGCAGGGCTTCACCCTTGTCGTACGCGCTTTGGCGCAGCTCAGCGGCGAAGTCGGCCAGCTGCGGCTGCAGCCGGGCGGCAAGGTCATCGGTTCCGGCTGCCAGCATCCGGACCGCCAGCAGCCCGGCATTGCGGGCGCCGCCGATGGAGACGGTGGCCACGGGAACGCCGGCGGGCATCTGCACGATGGACAGCAGCGAGTCCATGCCGTCCAGCATCTTCAGCGGCACCGGAACCCCGATGACCGGCAGCGTAGTGACTGAGGCGAGCATGCCGGGCAGGTGCGCAGCGCCGCCGGCACCGGCGATGATGGCGCGCAGCCCGCGGCCCTGGGCCTCTTTGCCGTAGCGGATCATGTCCTCGGGCATGCGGTGCGCGGAGACCACATCGGCCTCGTACGGGATGCCGAATTCTTCCAGCGCCGCGGCTGCAGCCTGCATCACGGGCCAGTCCGAATCGGAGCCCATTACGACGCCGACAATCGGGTTTTCGCTCATAAGTTGCCTTCCTGCGGGTCTGACCCGGCGCGCTGCGGGTCTGCCCCGTCGCGGATGATCGCGGCCACCCTTGCGGCCTTGGTGCGCAGCACGTCCACGTCCGAAGCGTGCCGGCCCACCACATTAACATGTCCGATTTTGCGGCCCGGGCGCACGGACTTGCCGTAGCCGTGGACCTTGACGTCCGGTTCGGCAGCCAGCGCCTGCGGGTAGGCGCCGAACAGATCCGTGTTGGCTCCGCCCAGGTAATTCTTCATAACGACGACGGCGCCCAGGGCCGCCGTATCCCCGAGCGGCAGGTCCAGGACCGCGCGCAGGTGCTGCTCGAACTGACTGGTCACGCAGCCGTCCATCGTCCAGTGCCCGGTGTTGTGCGGGCGCATGGCCAGCTCGTTGATGACGAAGCCCTGGCCCTGGCCGGGGGTTTCGAACAGTTCGGCGGCCATCACGCCGGTGACGCCGAGCTCCTGGGCCAGGCGCAGGGCGGCCTGTTGGGCGGCCTCGGCCACCTCGGCGGAAAGTTCCTGGGCCGGGGCGATGACCTCGTCGCAGACGCCGTCCACCTGGATGGTGTGGGCCACCGGCCAGGCCTTGGCCTCGCCGGAAGGCGTGCGTGCCACCAGCGCGGAGAGCTCGCGGCTGAAGTCCACCTTGTCCTCGGCCAGCAGCGGTGTACCGGTGAACCAGTCAGCGGCAGCCGCGGCAGCGCCGGCGTCGTCAATCATGCGCACGCCCTTGCCGTCATAGCCGCCGCGCGGAGTCTTGAGCACCACCGGCCAGCCGGTCTGCTCGCCGAACGCGACCAGCTCTTCGACGGTGGACACCGCGGCCCAGGCCGGGTTGGGCAGGCCGAGCTTTTCGACGACGCCGCGCATGATGAGTTTGTCCTGCGCGTGGATCAGCGCATCCGGCTGCGGCTGGACATTGACGCCCTCGGCGATCAGGGTCTGCAGGTGCTCGGTGGGGACGTGCTCGTGGTCGAACGTCATCACATCCAGGCCCTGGGCGAACTGCCGCAGGGTGTCCAGATCCTTGTAGTCGCCGACCGGAGCGTTGGCCA
Encoded proteins:
- a CDS encoding LCP family protein; translated protein: MTPRIAPQDSPRRGNRGDDGYGVTDPVRYPQSAAAPVRTKRAFILLLLTLFIPGSAQLVAGNRSLGRKALRVTFTVWALLIAAGIVALVNWPTLVNIATHRWGSLVLVIVLAALALFWAFLFLDTLRIIRPGLLAPGMRPIVAVCLVALMALTAGSLGYGAYLMNVGRSTLGTIFETRPAFDPVDGRYNFLLMGGDAGAGRVGLRPDSIQVVSVDAKTGQTVMFGIPRNFQNAPFPEDSPMHAVYPEGFNCGDECIINALYVDVEQNYAHLYPDAKNPGAEAMKDAVSGILGIEIQAYALVDMGGFEALVDAMGGITVDAGGWVPISNRTIPGTNQHYPPKGWIAPGVQELDGYHALWYARSREFATDYDRVQRQQCVMSAMVKQLDPATVLTRFQQLASAGEEVVETDIPSEQLGSFVSLAADAKGQKIKRLTIGPPDFGTPSDNFVTFPDFSQIHPRVQEMFIQEEETKDAGGDAGSKPDSGADSGAGDNNDGGADSGGTAEDTPANDGGEAAPAETPAEQTPEITEEYLQQLAVIGDTATLSSIVRGNGECSVP
- the purE gene encoding 5-(carboxyamino)imidazole ribonucleotide mutase, which produces MSENPIVGVVMGSDSDWPVMQAAAAALEEFGIPYEADVVSAHRMPEDMIRYGKEAQGRGLRAIIAGAGGAAHLPGMLASVTTLPVIGVPVPLKMLDGMDSLLSIVQMPAGVPVATVSIGGARNAGLLAVRMLAAGTDDLAARLQPQLADFAAELRQSAYDKGEALRAKLS
- a CDS encoding 5-(carboxyamino)imidazole ribonucleotide synthase codes for the protein MTFPVIGVVGGGQLARMMAPCAVALGFELRVLAEAEDVSAVAAVANAPVGDYKDLDTLRQFAQGLDVMTFDHEHVPTEHLQTLIAEGVNVQPQPDALIHAQDKLIMRGVVEKLGLPNPAWAAVSTVEELVAFGEQTGWPVVLKTPRGGYDGKGVRMIDDAGAAAAAADWFTGTPLLAEDKVDFSRELSALVARTPSGEAKAWPVAHTIQVDGVCDEVIAPAQELSAEVAEAAQQAALRLAQELGVTGVMAAELFETPGQGQGFVINELAMRPHNTGHWTMDGCVTSQFEQHLRAVLDLPLGDTAALGAVVVMKNYLGGANTDLFGAYPQALAAEPDVKVHGYGKSVRPGRKIGHVNVVGRHASDVDVLRTKAARVAAIIRDGADPQRAGSDPQEGNL